A DNA window from Vanessa cardui chromosome 16, ilVanCard2.1, whole genome shotgun sequence contains the following coding sequences:
- the LOC124536435 gene encoding uncharacterized protein LOC124536435, which translates to METLEERPVISSVVEIIKTNTVEENNVDVEENNVCHKSNGVDSDKKNDDVLPEVTNDVTETETVGAISHEKQENIDGSTTPPVVGCTQETDVSLNTEVTEVLETPTENEKIVQQETELPEVVEVAAENVIESIEKEPCNDSEIITETIVEMNNIETVMSEQVQFETEILVEKNDNDVNENLLIDNPENDPTNNILSELGPNIELSEVLRSSDISENNNSTVRQEVFNKEELLDILEGNDMEQTVEKVVEISQINHNKMSEAQIALQQLNRLKTAKKRKPYTSKGKRVDKKNMSIDLSKEEPQSISDNTQPSVEVKPENVIENKAPQTDNIVNVLVMDWQDDEPIESNSNNILAEGEHLLKDSEQIKENQVQIISSEELTERTSIDSTVSEDQPQKSSKSGDESAPRRLSRVIKKKVIFDPDNPDTFTKGKSTTKIKEMQVTKDQTPAKKVKIEQTSHRSKSKSPLSKLQWKKPSPRNSKQCKRLSEVDKLLMDEGAVNMIYQLTPEAPKGRKNMKTKAEFIKKLQSSTPDGKEMKFRERKKESLRYEDGEAKKILGGKHRISLNSSVKSPSVSEDFETHSADDSIIYRRHSSSSYSSSCMSPRRLSDVDTGSAQNVHRSSNQLIASDNQSHTKSNSNIEVEEKGREVFKAEAGIISNSEIINKDDCMSIKEKLNSKLSLALNKRKRESTKFEKPAKQKKAHKAGENVTLIHIDQFKFISVSIDQRLAVISIQKTHLKICVEVLKELEEALNYVDSRQDISITLLVSQCGTLCSSLDLSLLLDENKEIRANHAFELAESVRCLLSSLVRHSKLVCCGVWGACAGVALALVALSDVALSSERASFSLSAAAPVQPGAAALTARCPALPQAMVNDLVIFGQRLSASEALQGGLISRVLWPDRFDEQVYNIAKDIAAQPTQTVLLKKKLLSLKKNSEAELTFLSCLEAERDLLVEYWTSVEGQELLRATLDVA; encoded by the exons ATGGAAACTTTAGAAGAGCGTCCAGTAATTAGCTCGGTGGTTGAAATTATCAAAACGAATACCGTAGAGGAAAACAATGTGGATGTTGAAGAAAATAATGTGTGTCACAAATCAAATGGTGTCGATAGCGACAAAAAAAACGACGATGTACTTCCAGAAGTAACTAATGATGTTACAGAAACCGAAACAGTTGGAGCTATTAGCCACgagaaacaagaaaatattgatGGGTCAACTACACCCCCTGTTGTTGGGTGTACCCAAGAAACTGATGTTTCTTTAAATACTGAGGTTACAGAAGTTTTAGAAACTCCAACGGAAAACGAAAAGATTGTGCAGCAAGAGACTGAGCTGCCTGAAGTGGTAGAAGTCGCTGCTGAAAATGTCATTGAAAGCATAGAAAAAGAGCCCTGTAATGATAGTGAAATTATAACTGAAACCATAGtcgaaatgaataatattgaaaCAGTGATGAGTGAACAAGTACAGTTCGAAACTGAAATATTAGTTGAGAAAAATGATAATGACgtgaatgaaaatttattgattgataACCCAGAAAATGATCCCACAAATAATATCCTGAGTGAGCTAGGGCCAAATATAGAATTAAGTGAAGTACTACGTTCTTCGGATATTTCTGAGAACAATAATAGTACAGTCAGACaagaagtatttaataaagaagaGCTGCTTGATATTTTGGAAGGCAATGATATGGAACAGACTGTAGAAAAAGTAGTTGAAATCTCtcaaattaatcataataaaatgtcaGAAGCTCAAATTGCATTGCAACAATTAAATAGGCTAAAAACTGCAAAGAAAAGGAAACCTTATACAAGTAAAGGAAAGAgagttgataaaaaaaacatgagcaTTGACTTATCAAAAGAGGAGCCACAAAGTATATCTGATAACACACAACCATCAGTTGAGGTTAAGCCTGAGAATGTTATTGAGAATAAGGCTCCGCAGACAGATAATATTGTTAATGTGCTGGTCATGGATTGGCAAGATGATGAACCTATAGAGAGTAATTCCAATAACATCCTTGCCGAAGGTGAACATTTATTAAAGGATTCGgaacaaattaaagaaaatcaaGTCCAAATTATCTCGTCAGAAGAGTTAACAGAACGCACTTCTATAGATTCTACAGTGAGTGAGGATCAACCACAGAAATCCAGCAAAAGTGGAGATGAAAGTGCTCCTCGCAGATTAAGTAgagtaataaagaaaaaagttatttttgacCCAGATAATCCAGATACTTTCACAAAAGGCAAATCTACCACAAAGATAAAAGAGATGCAAGTCACAAAAGACCAAACTCCAGCTAAGAAAGTGAAAATAGAACAAACATCGCACAGGTCAAAGTCTAAATCTCCATTATCTAAACTACAGTGGAAGAAACCTTCTCCTAGGAACAGCAAGCAATGTAAAAGACTATCAGAAGTTGATAAGCTGTTAATGGATGAAGGAGCAGTCAATATGATATATCAACTTACACCAGAGGCACCTAAAGGTAGGAAGAATATGAAAACCAAAGCTGAGTTTATTAAGAAGCTCCAAAGTTCTACTCCAGATGGTAAGGAAATGAAATTTAGAGAAAGAAAAAAGGAATCCCTGAGGTATGAGGATGGGGAAGCTAAAAAAATTTTAGGTGGAAAGCATagaatttctttaaatagtTCTGTAAAATCACCTTCCGTAAGTGAAGATTTTGAAACTCACAGTGCAGATGATTCAATTATTTACAGGCGCCATTCCTCTAGCTCATATTCTAGTAGTTGCATGAGTCCGCGTCGTTTAAGTGATGTGGATACTGGTAGTGCCCAAAATGTTCACCGGTCATCCAATCAACTCATTGCCTCGGACAATCAAAGTCACACTAAATCAAATTCGAATATTGAAGTTGAAGAGAAAGGTAGAGAGGTCTTTAAGGCTGAAGCAGGGATTATATCTAatagtgaaataattaataaagatgatTGTAtgtctattaaagaaaaattaaactcAAAGTTATCACTTGCtttgaataaaagaaaaagagaaTCAACTAAATTTGAGAAGCcagcaaaacaaaaaaaagctcATAAGGCAGGAGAGAACGTAACTCTTATACATATTGACCAATTCAAGTTTATATCTGTTAGTATTGATCAAAGACTAGCTGTCATTAGTATACAAAAAACTCATCTCAAAATATGTGTCGAG GTGCTTAAGGAGTTAGAGGAAGCTCTTAACTATGTCGATAGCCGACAGGACATATCAATTACCCTCTTGGTGTCTCAATGTGGAACACTCTGTTCGAGTCTCGATTTAAGTCTTCTGCTggatgaaaataaagaaataagagCTAACCACGCCTTTGAACTGGCCGAATCCGTGAG GTGTCTGCTGAGCTCGTTGGTGCGGCACAGCAAGCTGGTGTGCTGCGGCGTGTGGGGCGCGTGCGCGGGCGTGGCGCTGGCGCTGGTGGCGCTCAGCGACGTGGCGCTGTCGTCGGAGCGCGCGTCCTTCTCGCTCAGCGCCGCCGCGCCCGTGCAGCCCGGCGCCGCCGCGCTCACGGCGCGCTGCCCGGCCCTCCCGCAGGCCATG GTTAACGACTTGGTGATATTCGGGCAAAGACTGTCTGCGTCGGAGGCGCTGCAAGGTGGTCTCATAAGTCGCGTTTTGTGGCCGGACCGATTCGACGAGCAAGTATACAACATCGCCAAAGACATCGCCGCACAGCCGACACAA
- the LOC124536443 gene encoding leukocyte receptor cluster member 1 homolog, which produces MNILPKKRWHVRTKENIARVRKDEAEAAEKERQEQLRIENANREARINVLKHKSKQKLLELDIQPQTVDQVPATPEHINLFANLEHAIQTTNKDHDKEIKEKNEEYEKKIGYLTYLGQDTNEALGKKNWYDVAPESTRYSRSSDIKDTYEKLTLKDKDGKIKEKVIDEKDGEIAWSAKQRLDPMNSFKSFCHNPKNLEKLKKKIDKKKNNKSKHKDKKDDSKIKLQKLREARLKREQQEKYRTQMFLSKLSGAAPEKEKDDKIPKIKPKYNSQFNPEIARQNYK; this is translated from the exons ATGAACATTCTTCCTAAGAAAAG ATGGCATGTAAGGACAAAGGAAAATATTGCACGAGTTAGAAAGGATGAAGCAGAAGCTGCAGAAAAAGAGAGACAAGAACAGTTAAGGATCGAAAACGCAAACCGCGAAGCTcgaattaatgttttaaaacacaaaagtaaacaaaaactGTTAGAATTAGATATTCAGCCTCAAACAGTCGATCAGGTCCCTGCTACTCCTGagcatataaatttatttgcaaaCCTTGAGCATGCTATTCAAACCACCAATAAAGATCATGATAAGGAAATTAAAGAGAAAAATGAAgaatatgaaaagaaaattggttatttaacatatttaggACAAGATACAAATGAAGCATTAGGCAAGAAAAACTGGTATGACGTGGCCCCAGAGTCAACAAGATATTCGCGTTCTAGTGACATTAAAGATACATATGAGAAACTCACATTAAAAGATAAAGAtggtaaaattaaagaaaaggtTATAGATGAAAAAGATGGAGAAATAGCATGGAGTGCAAAACAACGGTTAGATCCTATGAACTCATTCAAGTCATTCTGTCATAATCCAAAAAAtctggaaaaattaaaaaaaaaaattgataaaaagaaaaataataaatcgaaacataaagataaaaaagatgattccaaaataaaattacaaaaattaagaGAAGCCAGGTTGAAGCGAGAGCAACAAGAAAAGTATAGAACACAGATGTTCTTATCCAAGCTTAGTGGCGCTGCTccagaaaaagaaaaagatgaCAAAATCCcaaaaattaaaccaaaatataattcaCAATTCAATCCAGAAATTGCAAGGcagaattataaataa